TTGGCAGAAATCTTTCCTGGCTCACAAAGGGATCCGGCAGATTTTGAGACTAACAAATGTGGCCTGCAAGTCAGTCTGCATAGTGAGTCCAATCGACAGTGTTAAGTTTCACCAGCAAAAGGCAGCttcaaattagaaaaagaaaaattcaagATAACAGAGACCAATTGACAGTGTTGAGTCCAAGAAATCATTCAGCTTATATAGAAAGTGTCATTTACATGTAcatcaaataaaattaaactcATAAACATCTAAAATTCTAAATAGATGGACACCGGGATTTGAACCCCTGGTAGGTGGTGTGATGCATCCACGACGAATCTGAGATATGTCTAGTGTCCTGACATTTGTAGGTGAACTATAATTTTTTGAACAACTGAAAATACCTATATCTAGTCGAGCaatacaaaaataaaattttatgatGGTCTCTACTGATAGTATAATTAAAACTTATCATGCTAACCACAAAATGCAACGGTCTAAGCTGCTCTTAGGAATTCACAGTTGATAGCAAGAAACAAATGAGATGGTGCCAAATAATAAAAACACTGAGTGAGATTCACTCGAGCAGTACATCCAAACTAGCACAGAGCAGGAGGCGCACAGCCGGAGGAAGGAAGTTGATATAGAGCAACCAACCAACATGGGCAGTGGTGGTATTCCAGGTGAAGAAGAAGTAGCGTACGTCAATCATATCATCTTCGCTAGCTGCTGGGTAAAACAATGGACAGAAAATTAGAAGAGCTCATCAGTTGATAGATATATTGCACAAGAATAGAGTAGGTAAATCGAACGCGCTGCCCCCAAATTAAGGACTGACCTCCTTGCCGGTTCCCATGCCATCACGGTGATGAGATCACTTGCGAGCTCTCCCCGGCATCGTCATGGACGGATTCCTTTGCTTCCTCTTCAACATTGGAGCCTTCGTCTTTCGTCAGGACTACAGGGAGCCCCAAGTCGATTTTGCTTCGGTCTTGAAGCAGCCGCAATGCGGGTGTCTTGGGGTGCGCCTTTACTTCCTGTTCCAGCAGATCAAGCCCCGCCACATCACACCCAAGTGAAATCTCGTTGAGCTGTTCGAGGTGCTTGATGCCAACAATCCCTGATCTCAACTGGCAACATTCGATTTCCATTCTTTCCATGTGGGGCAAGGCGTCCTTCTCAAATCTTATCCCTCTTAGTTCGGACAGCATACTGATACGAAGCTCCTTGAGATTTGGGAACTCGTGCTTTTTGAATGCTAATTCATTCCCAACATATGCTCTGCCATCGAGATTCAGGAGCATGAGGTTGGGTAGTGTTCCAAGTATCTCTATGGCTCTACCATCTAGTTCGCTTAGCCGCAAAAAAATCTTCCGCAGCTGCTTAAGGTTCCTAAAAGAGTCGGGCATCACGCGAATACGTCCATGCAACTCTAGCTTTCTCagcaggggaggaggggagaaatTGCAAGGACCCAGCCACTCAAGTGTCCCAGTTATGAAGTAGTAACCCTCATAAACACAGAGAGATTGGAGGGATGATAGCTTCTCGATGGCTTCACAAAGTGTCTTGCGCTTCTTGTCCTGGGCCCCCTTTGTTGACACCCGTAATTTTTGTAGCCAGCGAAGTTCACCCAGCTCTTCAATTGCTTTGCTTTTAGTTAGTTTAAGGTCTACAACCTCTAAGACCTGCAACTCCTTTAGTTTGCTGATTCCTGTTGGAACCCTCACGCCTGGTGTCTCTGACCAATGGCTAGAGTAGGCCCTGTGTAGCTCAGCAATAGTATAATTGCGTGCTGCAGAACCAACTAATGGTGTCAACATCAAGGGCATGCGCAACGTATGCTTCAAGCATTTTATTGGTTCATCTGGATCAAAATAGAAGTAGAAGTACCACGGTCCCTTGCTACAACGGAGGATACGAAGCATAAGGAGCTTACTGATATCAGTTGGTAGTGTAGAAATTTCACTCTCTCTTATGTCCAAAACTTGTAAGTTCTGTAATTTCCCGATAGAGCTTGGAAGTGCATAAATAGTGGACCGTCTTCTAGTATGCGTATTCAAATATCTCAAGTGCCGCAACAACCCAATTTTGTTTATGTCTTTTTGTGTCACTGAAAATACTGCATTCTCTAGATCCAAGACTCTTAGCATCGTGAATTGAGCTGAACAAATTGAAGAGCCCACCAACATGGGTCTCTGATCAAACTCACCAAATACAGTTAACGATCGGACACGACTGAAATCCATTCCAACTATTGGGTAGTTGCCGCCATGGCATGACAGATGACGGAACTTCTCCACTATTACTGTAGATACATTATCTCCTGTTGAGTAAACAAAATTCTCCTCTTTAGAAATTGAGACTATAATATCACGCATTATATCATGGACCCGGCAGCTCTTAACATGTCCTTCCATATTCACCCTTGATGGTTGAATCATACTTCGGCTAATTAGCTCATCAAAGTAGCTTTCTCCGACATCACTAATGGTCATTCCAACTCTAGCTCTAACCAACCCCTCCGCTACCCATCTGTTTACCAAATGCCTCCTTTTAATTTCAATATCCTCAGGAAAAATGCTTAGATATAGATAGCATGGTTTAAGATGAGATGGCAAATGGCCATAGCTTAGGGTCACCACCCTCCTTATTGCTTCGACTCCAGGGCTTGGGTTGTTCTCAAGCTCTGAAGGAAGTTGTCTGCACATTTCTTCCCACTTCGACGAAGGTTTATTAGCAAACATTGCTCCTATCGTTACTATGGCTAGTGGTAAACAACCACACTTTTTTACTAATTGTGTAACTATGCTCTTCAGGTTGTTATCattcttcatatcttctttacTTTCCCCCATCTTCCTTAGTAGCAAATCTATGGCACATTCCGTCTCTAGGAGCTTAAGGCGGTAGACAAATGGTTCAGTGGTGCATGCATTAGCTACTCCATCTAATCTGGTTGTTACAATCACCCGACTCCTTTTGTTGTTTTTACTAGGCAAAGCAAATTCCCTAATCCATTCCCAGTGATCTGTGTTCCACAAGTCATCAAAAACAACAAAGTACCTCAATTCTTTCAGTCCATCTCGTAGGTGCGTACCAAGGTCGTGTGCTCGGATCGGCTTCCCTTCAAATCTTTTCAATGATTCATGACCTAGAAGTTGGCTAATCATATCTTTGAGCATCTCTATCATCGAAAATGACTGTGACACAACGATCCAAGCACGATGTGGAAAATTATTTATGATGTCTTCCTTACTTTCAAAGATCTTCCTTACCAGAGTAGTCTTACCCAATCCTCCCATGCCAACCACACAAAGCACCCGACAGTGGTCATCATCATTGGCATCCATGTTTATCTTGTCAAGTAACTCCTTTTTGGGGGTGTCAAAGCCTACAAGCTTTGCTTCGTCGATGTTGCTACGAGAATGATTCCGAACATCCTCCATGGACTCGATCTCATCGAAGGTGTTGTTCGCCTCCATCTTGATCGAGTTGTAACGTGTGTTTCTGCTGCTCACTTCTTCAAGTCTTGATTTGAGGTTGCGAATCTTGACAGCTATTCGGTGGCGATCTTTGAGATTTGTCAATTGCTGCAAGAGGCTTTGGTTTCCGACATGGACCATAAACTCTTCAAGACAATCTTCAATGTCGTAGGACAAGCTCCTTACTTGCTCAGCCCACACCTTCAACAGCAGGTCCTTCTTCTTCATTGTTTCAGCAGCTATTAGGAACGCTTGCATTGTTTTTAGCTCATCATTCATGaacctgccaaaaaaaaaaacagtggtaAAACAAAATTTAGCACTCTTGAGTATATGGAATTCCGAATAACTGATTTTGCTCTGGAAGTCTAAATTCTTGTTTTATTAATTCAGATTAGAAGAATTATTAAAGGTATTGTGACTCAGCGTATTTTTCTACCTCTACATGCCTAGGtcctatatatgcatgtaaaaatatctcaaaaagATGATGTTTGAAATTTTAAGAGTACAAACTTCAAACGAATTTtctcaaatcatggagcaatgaCAACGGAGATGACAAAACATGCCATGTACATCAGGGAGTATATTTCCCATTGATACCCTTACCATGTGGACTCATATCACATCTctttaattataacaaataaaGTAGAATGAGATCTAAATGGATTGCTCACGGATGAAATCTGATGAattaattatcttttttttttgcggagaGATGGATTTGATCACAGTGATAAATGAAATATTATACTTTCCCCATGCATTTTCACATTATATGATGCGTTAGGTTTTAAATAGATCAATAAATGGATCAATATCTGTACTTTATACATGTCCAAATTCACATGTAAAAGGGGCAGAGCCATCGCCT
The Oryza sativa Japonica Group chromosome 6, ASM3414082v1 DNA segment above includes these coding regions:
- the LOC4339959 gene encoding LOW QUALITY PROTEIN: putative disease resistance RPP13-like protein 2 (The sequence of the model RefSeq protein was modified relative to this genomic sequence to represent the inferred CDS: inserted 1 base in 1 codon); the encoded protein is MAETALSMARSMLGGAISAASAAAGEEMSLLMGVQKEIWFMNDELKTMQAFLIAAETMKKKDLLLKVWAEQVRSLSYDIEDCLEEFMVHVGNQSLLQQLTNLKDRHRIAVKIRNLKSRLEEVSSRNTRYNSIKMEANNTFDEIESMEDVRNHSRSNIDEAKLVGFDTPKKELLDKINMDANDDDHCRVLCVVGMGGLGKTTLVRKIFESKEDIINNFPHRAWIVVSQSFSMIEMLKDMISQLLGHESLKRFEGKPIRAHDLGTHLRDGLKELRYFVVFDDXVEHRSLGMD